One genomic region from Streptomyces sp. NBC_01431 encodes:
- a CDS encoding ATP-binding protein — protein sequence MKIAFVGKGGSGKTTLSSLFIRHLTANEAAVVAVDADINQHLGAALGLDEAEAAALPAMGAHLPLIKEYLRGTNPRIASTDTMIKTTPPGEGSRLLRVREANPVYEACARRVRLDDGDIRLMATGPFTESDLGVACYHSKVGAVELCLNHLVDGADEYVVVDMTAGSDSFASGMFTRFDMTFLVAEPTRKGVSVYRQYKEYARDYGVALKVVGNKVQGRDDVDFLRQEVGEDLLVTVGHSDWVRAMEKGRPPRFELLEADNRLALQTLQNAADDSYGNRDWARYTRQMVHFHLKNAESWGNAKTGADLAAQVDPGFVLSEGLVAEVSEPQPA from the coding sequence ATGAAGATCGCTTTCGTGGGGAAGGGCGGCAGCGGCAAAACCACGCTGTCCTCGCTCTTCATCCGTCACCTCACCGCCAACGAGGCCGCCGTCGTCGCGGTCGACGCAGACATCAACCAGCACCTCGGGGCAGCGCTCGGGCTCGACGAGGCGGAGGCCGCGGCCCTGCCCGCGATGGGGGCGCACCTCCCGCTCATCAAGGAGTACCTGCGCGGCACCAACCCGCGGATCGCCTCCACCGACACGATGATCAAGACGACTCCGCCGGGCGAGGGCTCCCGGCTGCTGCGGGTGCGCGAGGCGAACCCGGTGTACGAGGCGTGCGCGCGCCGGGTCCGCCTGGACGACGGGGACATCCGGCTGATGGCGACCGGCCCGTTCACCGAGTCGGACCTGGGGGTCGCCTGCTACCACTCGAAGGTCGGCGCGGTCGAGCTCTGCCTGAACCACTTGGTGGACGGCGCGGACGAGTACGTCGTCGTGGACATGACGGCGGGGTCGGACTCGTTCGCCTCGGGCATGTTCACGCGCTTCGACATGACCTTCCTGGTGGCCGAGCCGACCCGCAAGGGCGTCTCGGTCTACCGCCAGTACAAGGAGTACGCCCGGGACTACGGGGTCGCCCTCAAGGTCGTCGGCAACAAGGTGCAGGGCCGGGACGACGTGGACTTCCTGCGCCAGGAGGTCGGCGAGGACCTGCTGGTCACGGTGGGCCACTCCGATTGGGTGCGCGCGATGGAGAAGGGCCGCCCACCGCGCTTCGAGCTCCTGGAGGCCGACAACCGGCTCGCCCTCCAGACGCTCCAGAACGCCGCGGACGACTCGTACGGCAACCGGGACTGGGCTCGCTACACACGGCAGATGGTCCACTTCCACCTGAAGAACGCGGAGAGCTGGGGCAACGCCAAGACCGGGGCCGACCTGGCCGCGCAGGTCGACCCCGGGTTCGTACTGAGCGAGGGGCTGGTCGCCGAGGTCAGCGAGCCGCAGCCTGCCTGA
- a CDS encoding oxidoreductase, translated as MSTNAADPLVALGGLPGVPDAVDLVRKAVDRVYGHRVMRRRSNEIASEAALRGARGSAALSGADWALEEVRRRTDFGSEPEARTVGAALRLSAEAGQLLSIWRQSPLRVLARLHLVAAADAGDAVGRPRQDGESVDEPLIELPLPDADEVAGRLEGLSQLIIAGSSAPALVTAAIVHGELLALRPFTSCNGLVARTAERIVLIGSGLDPKAICPAEVGHAELGRAAYAAALDGYASGTPEGMAAWITHCGKAVELGVRESTAVCEALQRGAA; from the coding sequence ATGAGTACGAACGCCGCTGACCCTCTTGTCGCCCTCGGCGGGCTGCCGGGCGTCCCGGACGCCGTGGACCTTGTGCGCAAGGCCGTGGACCGGGTGTACGGGCACCGCGTGATGCGGCGCCGCAGCAACGAGATCGCCTCGGAGGCGGCGCTGCGCGGGGCCCGCGGCAGCGCCGCGCTGTCCGGCGCGGACTGGGCGCTGGAAGAGGTGCGGCGGCGCACCGACTTCGGCAGCGAGCCCGAGGCGCGCACGGTCGGAGCGGCTCTGAGGCTGTCCGCGGAGGCGGGCCAACTGCTGTCCATCTGGCGGCAGTCGCCGCTGCGGGTGCTCGCCCGGCTGCACCTGGTCGCGGCCGCGGACGCCGGTGACGCGGTGGGCCGGCCGCGCCAGGACGGCGAAAGCGTCGACGAGCCCTTGATCGAACTCCCGCTGCCGGACGCGGACGAGGTGGCGGGCCGCCTCGAAGGACTCTCCCAGCTGATCATCGCGGGCAGTTCGGCTCCCGCCCTGGTGACCGCGGCGATCGTGCACGGCGAGCTGCTCGCCCTGCGGCCCTTCACCTCCTGCAACGGGCTCGTCGCCCGGACCGCCGAGCGGATCGTGCTCATCGGCAGCGGCCTCGACCCCAAGGCGATCTGTCCGGCCGAGGTCGGCCATGCGGAGCTTGGGCGGGCGGCCTACGCGGCGGCGCTCGACGGCTACGCCTCGGGCACGCCGGAGGGGATGGCGGCCTGGATCACCCACTGCGGGAAGGCGGTCGAGCTCGGCGTGCGCGAGTCGACGGCCGTGTGCGAGGCGCTCCAGCGCGGCGCCGCGTAG